A window from Patescibacteria group bacterium encodes these proteins:
- a CDS encoding AI-2E family transporter, with translation MTPQFQESSITITTATMLKAVAMVVAVWVIYLTADILFLVLAAIFLSAALRPGVDWLQRRHIPRPVSMLGIYAILFAVLSTAVILIVPPIIEELKALALTFPDLYTKFFTWLTSYSPQLAATPATQALQELSRAITSATQGVVGTIAGIFGGLFSFFMVLVMTFYLVVDENAIERSVAALPASAQTYLTGLYGRLEAQIGRWLRAQLLLMALVGLLVYVLLLLLGMRYAVLLAVVAALTEFIPYLGPLIGAVPAILLAYAISPEMAGAVAVAYYLVQLFENNVLTPKIMERAVGLSPIISIVAFLVGGKIGGITGAFLAIPLAIALHVIIQETRARHRAKTSQK, from the coding sequence ATGACTCCTCAATTTCAAGAAAGCAGCATTACCATCACCACCGCTACGATGCTTAAAGCAGTGGCGATGGTTGTGGCCGTTTGGGTTATCTACCTCACCGCTGATATCTTGTTCCTGGTTCTAGCGGCGATATTCTTGTCCGCCGCATTACGCCCGGGTGTTGATTGGTTGCAACGGCGACACATACCACGACCGGTGAGCATGCTCGGCATCTACGCCATACTTTTTGCGGTGCTTAGCACTGCGGTTATTCTCATTGTTCCGCCAATTATTGAAGAGCTAAAAGCCTTGGCCCTCACCTTTCCCGACCTCTACACGAAATTTTTCACCTGGCTCACGAGCTACAGCCCGCAGCTCGCCGCTACACCAGCCACCCAAGCGCTTCAAGAGTTATCACGAGCCATAACGTCCGCCACGCAAGGCGTTGTCGGAACCATTGCTGGAATTTTTGGTGGCTTGTTCTCGTTCTTCATGGTGCTTGTTATGACCTTCTACCTGGTCGTAGACGAGAACGCCATTGAACGCAGCGTGGCAGCCTTACCAGCGTCAGCCCAGACCTATCTCACTGGACTCTACGGCAGACTCGAGGCACAAATTGGTCGATGGCTACGAGCCCAACTGCTGCTCATGGCCTTGGTCGGCCTGTTGGTATACGTCTTACTTTTACTACTTGGCATGCGCTATGCGGTGCTCTTGGCAGTTGTGGCAGCATTAACGGAGTTTATCCCTTACCTCGGCCCTTTAATTGGCGCCGTACCAGCCATCCTGCTGGCCTATGCCATTTCGCCGGAGATGGCGGGAGCAGTTGCTGTCGCCTACTACCTGGTACAGCTTTTTGAGAACAACGTTCTTACGCCAAAAATCATGGAGCGAGCAGTTGGCCTCTCCCCCATTATTTCGATTGTCGCCTTCTTGGTTGGTGGAAAAATTGGCGGCATTACTGGCGCCTTCTTGGCCATACCGCTCGCCATCGCCTTGCATGTTATCATCCAAGAAACACGGGCTCGGCATCGAGCAAAAACTAGCCAGAAATAA
- the infC gene encoding translation initiation factor IF-3 — MRRTYRRRVILPVGPAYKVNREITAPEVRLVDEKGQNVGVVATAEARAMAEKAGYDLVEVSPTAKPPVAKILDFSQFKYQRDKETQKAKQKQKKQETKGIRLSTRIGTHDLELRLNQASKFLDDGSKLKIELLLRGREHQHRELAEATINQFIDGLKKRYTITIEQPVLKVGARMSLICFSSGKVAAPQPAKT, encoded by the coding sequence TTGCGTAGAACGTATCGTCGCCGTGTCATTCTTCCAGTCGGTCCAGCCTATAAGGTGAATCGAGAGATTACTGCGCCTGAGGTTAGACTGGTTGATGAAAAAGGGCAGAATGTTGGTGTCGTCGCTACGGCGGAGGCAAGGGCAATGGCTGAGAAAGCTGGGTACGACCTCGTTGAGGTTTCTCCCACGGCCAAACCGCCAGTTGCAAAAATTCTTGATTTTAGCCAATTCAAGTATCAGCGGGATAAGGAGACACAGAAGGCGAAGCAAAAGCAAAAGAAACAAGAGACGAAAGGTATTCGACTCTCAACCCGTATCGGTACGCATGACCTAGAACTTCGCTTAAATCAGGCGTCAAAGTTTTTAGATGACGGCAGCAAGCTTAAGATTGAACTGCTGCTCAGGGGCCGAGAGCATCAACATAGAGAATTGGCCGAAGCGACGATAAACCAGTTCATTGACGGCTTGAAAAAGCGTTATACTATTACCATCGAGCAGCCGGTACTAAAGGTAGGTGCGAGGATGTCACTTATTTGTTTTTCAAGCGGCAAGGTCGCCGCACCGCAACCTGCTAAAACCTAG
- the rplT gene encoding 50S ribosomal protein L20, with product MARVKRGVAHVKRRKNILKRAKGFGWKRKNTLRAGKTAIVKAGVHAYVGRKLKKRDYRALWQTRLGAAVRPAGLSYSAFIAGLKQANIELDRKVLSTLAADHPKIFAVVVREVKAAIKAHKPKK from the coding sequence ATGGCACGTGTAAAACGAGGCGTCGCGCATGTAAAGCGCCGCAAGAACATCTTAAAGCGAGCGAAGGGGTTTGGTTGGAAGCGTAAGAATACACTTCGGGCAGGAAAGACCGCCATTGTGAAGGCTGGTGTCCATGCCTATGTTGGTCGGAAGCTAAAGAAGCGAGATTATCGAGCATTGTGGCAGACCCGCTTAGGCGCCGCCGTGCGGCCAGCTGGTCTTAGTTACTCAGCATTTATTGCCGGGCTAAAGCAAGCAAACATTGAACTTGACCGTAAGGTGCTGTCCACACTTGCCGCTGATCACCCGAAGATTTTTGCAGTTGTTGTCCGCGAAGTTAAAGCCGCCATTAAGGCGCACAAGCCAAAGAAGTAG
- a CDS encoding peptidoglycan DD-metalloendopeptidase family protein — MLSLKHTLLIAAAVLACLTSYKAINQYGTASEFVHPANKVAASDEHKKIVAISDGATYGVLMTSAGITTEASSSIYDAAFAVYDLATIRSGRTIALYFDSAGAILGRLVYDIDDEEELIVTRDESGAWRAVRQAIPYEVTERTATGVVSETLYQSALAAGIDEATVIAFADSLQWSVDFSQDVRSGDTFAVVYEERFLNGEKAGSGRVLAGKYVNAGTAAYAIGYTVPGSEFQYYDDNGNSVRKLFLKAPVAYRYISSGFTTGRRYVQAFNVSTGHRAIDYAASYGTPIRAVGDGTVTLAGWDGSYGNKVSVRHNATFSTNYAHMSKFAVKRGEKVSQGDVIGYVGSTGFSTGPHVHYELVKNGVKVNPLAEVLPPGEPIADGEREGFSKIVEKYKKALE; from the coding sequence ATGTTGTCACTAAAACATACGCTTCTTATAGCCGCCGCGGTACTCGCGTGCCTGACGTCGTACAAAGCGATTAATCAGTACGGTACGGCTTCAGAATTTGTGCATCCGGCAAATAAGGTTGCCGCTTCAGACGAGCACAAAAAAATCGTTGCAATTAGCGACGGGGCGACCTATGGGGTACTCATGACGAGCGCTGGCATAACAACTGAAGCTTCGTCGAGTATCTATGATGCGGCATTTGCGGTTTACGATCTTGCTACTATTCGGAGTGGTCGAACAATTGCACTCTATTTTGATTCAGCTGGCGCCATACTGGGTCGACTTGTTTACGACATCGATGACGAAGAAGAATTGATTGTAACGCGAGACGAAAGCGGCGCGTGGCGAGCTGTGCGACAAGCAATTCCGTATGAGGTAACGGAGCGTACGGCGACGGGGGTTGTTTCTGAAACGTTGTATCAGTCGGCGCTAGCTGCTGGCATAGATGAAGCAACGGTCATCGCATTTGCCGATTCGTTGCAGTGGAGTGTTGATTTTTCCCAAGATGTTCGCAGCGGGGATACGTTCGCCGTTGTATATGAAGAACGATTCCTCAATGGAGAAAAGGCAGGTTCAGGCCGGGTACTCGCGGGGAAATATGTGAATGCTGGTACGGCGGCGTATGCGATTGGCTACACCGTACCGGGCAGCGAATTTCAATACTATGACGATAATGGGAATAGCGTTCGTAAACTTTTTTTGAAAGCACCGGTAGCGTATCGGTATATTTCGTCTGGCTTCACAACGGGCAGGCGGTACGTGCAAGCCTTTAACGTGAGCACGGGGCATCGGGCAATAGATTATGCTGCGTCGTACGGCACGCCAATTCGAGCTGTAGGAGACGGTACCGTTACACTCGCTGGATGGGACGGCTCATATGGTAATAAGGTCTCTGTTCGACACAATGCCACCTTCAGTACCAACTACGCTCATATGTCCAAATTTGCAGTGAAACGTGGGGAAAAGGTGAGCCAAGGAGATGTTATCGGCTACGTTGGCTCAACAGGGTTCTCTACGGGGCCGCATGTGCACTATGAACTTGTTAAAAATGGTGTGAAAGTTAATCCATTAGCGGAAGTTTTGCCACCTGGTGAACCGATAGCAGATGGGGAGCGAGAAGGGTTTTCTAAAATTGTTGAAAAGTATAAAAAAGCACTGGAGTAA
- a CDS encoding SIMPL domain-containing protein (The SIMPL domain is named for its presence in mouse protein SIMPL (signalling molecule that associates with mouse pelle-like kinase). Bacterial member BP26, from Brucella, was shown to assemble into a channel-like structure, while YggE from E. coli has been associated with resistance to oxidative stress.), giving the protein MNQRIQNALYIVGTFTLAAVAVSALAYVKTYSRAAEPTSFRSFSVSGDGKAVVVPDVAEFSFTVITEGKDDVAVLQTKNTEKTNAAIDYLKAQGVDKKDIRTQGYNVSPSYQYYPCTGVAPCPPPSIVGYTVSQSVGVKVHDFAKAGTLLSGVVANGANSVSGLQFTVDDPTASENEARAEAFAKAQAKAKDIAEAGNFRLGRLLSVSEGTSGQPPVYPLAYGGERDMMAETKAAVPTPTIEPGSQEVNISVTLQYEIR; this is encoded by the coding sequence ATGAATCAAAGAATTCAAAATGCGCTTTATATTGTCGGTACGTTCACGCTTGCGGCAGTAGCAGTAAGTGCGTTGGCGTACGTGAAAACATACAGTCGGGCTGCGGAACCAACGTCGTTTCGTAGTTTCTCGGTGAGTGGTGATGGTAAGGCTGTGGTGGTGCCAGATGTGGCCGAATTTAGTTTTACGGTTATTACTGAAGGCAAGGACGACGTGGCGGTGCTCCAAACAAAGAACACCGAAAAGACCAATGCCGCTATTGACTACTTGAAGGCGCAGGGGGTAGACAAGAAAGACATTCGCACACAGGGCTATAACGTTTCACCAAGTTACCAGTACTACCCATGTACCGGTGTTGCTCCTTGCCCACCACCATCAATCGTTGGCTACACAGTGAGCCAAAGCGTTGGTGTAAAGGTGCACGATTTTGCTAAGGCTGGAACGTTACTTTCTGGTGTTGTAGCAAATGGTGCTAATTCGGTTTCTGGTTTGCAGTTCACGGTAGACGACCCAACCGCATCAGAAAACGAAGCGCGCGCCGAAGCTTTTGCCAAGGCGCAAGCCAAAGCAAAAGATATTGCTGAGGCCGGTAACTTCCGATTAGGGCGACTCCTTTCAGTGTCGGAAGGAACAAGTGGTCAGCCACCAGTGTATCCGCTTGCCTACGGCGGGGAGAGAGATATGATGGCGGAAACGAAAGCTGCAGTACCAACGCCGACTATTGAGCCTGGCAGCCAAGAAGTGAATATAAGCGTCACGTTGCAGTACGAAATTCGATAA
- a CDS encoding ZIP family metal transporter: MNLYLYVICFSLIGGLISLLGAVILLTSQRLQPHLHHMLSFAAGALLATTFLELLPEATELLAERGTHTDGLFAWTLTGFVLFFLMESFFHGRATHPSNDVIESGGGHHDLSHAPWFVIIGDTLHNFVDGIAIAAAFIVNPGLGIVTTFAVAAHEIPQEIGDMSVMLAAGWKKSRVIGWNIVSAAASLLGAILTVSLQAFVEPYIAALLALTAGFFIYISAADLVPELHRRTRQDKLGHVVTMFLIGIAVIAIVTKVAHG, from the coding sequence ATGAATTTATATCTCTACGTCATTTGTTTCTCGCTCATTGGAGGTCTTATCTCGCTTCTTGGTGCAGTGATACTACTCACCAGCCAACGGTTACAGCCACATCTCCACCATATGTTGAGCTTTGCGGCTGGCGCACTCCTGGCCACTACGTTCCTGGAACTCTTACCTGAAGCAACCGAGTTACTAGCCGAACGTGGTACACACACAGACGGACTCTTTGCCTGGACACTCACCGGCTTCGTTCTTTTCTTCCTAATGGAGTCTTTCTTTCATGGCCGAGCCACTCACCCATCAAACGACGTCATAGAGAGCGGTGGCGGACATCACGACCTATCTCACGCTCCATGGTTTGTTATTATTGGCGACACACTACACAACTTTGTTGATGGCATTGCCATCGCTGCTGCCTTCATTGTAAATCCCGGGCTCGGTATCGTAACAACCTTTGCTGTTGCCGCGCACGAAATCCCCCAAGAAATTGGTGACATGAGTGTCATGTTAGCGGCGGGCTGGAAAAAAAGTAGAGTCATTGGTTGGAATATTGTCAGCGCGGCGGCGTCTCTACTCGGCGCGATACTAACCGTTTCCTTGCAGGCATTCGTTGAACCCTACATTGCCGCCCTTTTGGCACTAACCGCCGGCTTCTTCATTTACATTAGCGCCGCCGACCTCGTGCCTGAGCTCCATCGTCGTACGAGGCAAGATAAACTCGGCCATGTGGTAACGATGTTTCTCATTGGTATAGCGGTCATAGCGATTGTTACAAAAGTTGCTCACGGCTAG
- a CDS encoding glycine--tRNA ligase has protein sequence MKSMDELVSFAKRRGFIFPGSEIYGGLANAWDYGPLGVELKNNIKQEWWRRFVNARPDVVGIDAALLMNPKVWEASGHLSNFTDPLVEDKVTHERFRLDQLLEAQGIDITGLTFEEMRAAAKHNKVQSPHGNELTEAKQFNLMLKTFLGPAEAQANVVYFRPETAQSMFVNFKAVLNATRRRLPFGIAQIGKAFRNEITPGNFIFRTREFEQMEIEYFIRESEWETHFSAWLASMQQWIRDLGITEDHIVLKDIADGERAHYSKRTIDIEYTFPFGTKELYGLAYRTDFDLQAHMTGSGEDLSYTNPEDPTDKFVPHVIEPTWGVDRTVLAVLCEAYTEEAAPTADDKAETRIVMKLPYWLAPIKVAVLPLSKKEELATIAKPLFAELAKRFVCDYDETQSIGRRYRRQDEIGTPFAVTVDFDTVNDHCVTLRDRDTMEQVRLPITNLADEIARRLA, from the coding sequence GTGAAATCAATGGACGAATTGGTGTCATTCGCCAAACGTCGCGGCTTTATTTTTCCGGGTTCAGAAATCTATGGTGGACTGGCGAACGCCTGGGACTACGGACCGCTTGGTGTTGAACTTAAAAATAACATCAAGCAAGAGTGGTGGCGACGCTTCGTGAATGCTCGTCCCGATGTTGTTGGTATCGATGCGGCGTTACTGATGAACCCCAAGGTCTGGGAAGCCAGTGGCCACCTTTCTAATTTCACTGACCCCTTGGTTGAAGACAAGGTCACCCACGAACGCTTCCGACTCGATCAACTCCTGGAAGCACAAGGGATTGATATAACGGGCCTCACCTTTGAGGAAATGCGCGCGGCGGCCAAACATAACAAGGTGCAAAGCCCCCACGGCAATGAGCTCACAGAAGCCAAGCAGTTCAACCTCATGCTCAAAACCTTCCTCGGACCCGCTGAAGCGCAAGCGAACGTCGTTTACTTCAGACCAGAAACAGCGCAATCAATGTTTGTAAATTTTAAGGCAGTGCTCAACGCCACGCGTCGACGGCTTCCGTTCGGCATCGCCCAAATCGGCAAAGCCTTCCGAAATGAAATCACACCAGGCAATTTCATCTTCCGCACCCGTGAATTCGAACAAATGGAAATTGAATACTTTATTCGCGAATCAGAATGGGAAACCCACTTCTCCGCCTGGCTGGCGAGTATGCAACAATGGATTCGTGACCTCGGCATTACTGAAGACCATATAGTACTCAAAGATATTGCGGACGGCGAACGCGCCCACTACTCAAAACGCACCATCGACATTGAATACACGTTCCCGTTTGGTACCAAAGAACTCTACGGTCTCGCCTACCGCACAGATTTTGATTTACAGGCGCACATGACTGGCAGCGGTGAAGATCTCAGCTATACCAATCCTGAAGATCCAACGGATAAATTCGTGCCACATGTCATCGAACCAACCTGGGGAGTTGATCGCACCGTGCTGGCAGTACTGTGCGAAGCGTATACAGAAGAAGCCGCACCAACGGCTGACGATAAAGCAGAAACACGAATTGTGATGAAGCTTCCCTACTGGCTTGCGCCGATAAAGGTAGCCGTGCTCCCACTCTCCAAAAAAGAAGAGCTGGCGACCATCGCTAAGCCGTTATTTGCAGAGCTCGCCAAACGCTTCGTCTGTGACTATGACGAAACACAATCTATTGGTCGCCGGTATCGACGACAAGACGAGATTGGCACACCCTTTGCCGTAACCGTTGACTTCGATACGGTGAACGACCACTGCGTCACTCTTCGCGACCGCGACACAATGGAGCAAGTGCGACTTCCTATTACAAACCTTGCCGACGAAATTGCTCGGCGCTTAGCGTAA
- a CDS encoding deoxyribodipyrimidine photo-lyase: MHSDLRRARTLNDKPHGVGPVVYWMSRDQRIEDNWALSHAQSLAVQQKVPLIVVFCLRPDLRQHRGTARLVDFMLPGLRAVATEARTLRLPFFILLDDPVKAIKVFVRRHKVGAVVTDFSPLRRAREWRSTLAKELPVPLIEVDAHNIVPCWLASPKQEYSARTLRPKITRLLPEYLTPFPKVRRHPFPWSGNCPTVNWSTIRRTVQVNEAIRLPSELEPGPKEANRKMRYFIKNKLRHYKEHRNDPTKSGQSLLSPYLHFGQLAAARVALEVMKQPRSEAAETFLEELIVRRELAENFCFYNENYDSIKGFPAWSQKTLAEHSRDKRPYLYSEATLDKAQTHDELWNAAQLELVHCGTMPGYLRMYWAKKILEWSPSATIAMRVAVGLNDRYQVDGRDPNGYAGIAWSIGGVHDRPWFPRPIFGTVRFMARSGCDRRFSVSTYSAAVHQRLGNVNS; the protein is encoded by the coding sequence ATGCATAGTGACTTGCGTCGTGCTCGAACACTGAACGACAAACCGCATGGTGTTGGTCCTGTCGTGTACTGGATGTCTCGGGATCAGCGAATTGAAGATAATTGGGCCTTATCGCATGCGCAGTCATTAGCCGTGCAGCAAAAAGTGCCCCTTATAGTTGTTTTCTGTTTACGCCCTGATTTACGACAGCACCGTGGTACAGCCCGTCTGGTTGATTTTATGCTTCCTGGGTTACGCGCCGTTGCAACAGAGGCACGTACATTGCGGCTACCATTTTTTATCCTGCTTGACGACCCGGTAAAGGCAATAAAAGTGTTTGTTCGCCGTCACAAAGTTGGAGCAGTGGTAACAGATTTTTCTCCACTTCGACGCGCTCGTGAGTGGCGTTCGACATTAGCCAAAGAACTGCCAGTACCACTCATTGAGGTTGATGCACATAATATCGTGCCGTGCTGGTTGGCTTCACCAAAGCAAGAGTACTCGGCTCGAACATTGCGACCAAAGATTACGCGACTGTTGCCGGAGTACCTAACACCATTCCCAAAGGTACGGCGTCATCCATTTCCGTGGTCAGGTAATTGTCCAACTGTAAACTGGTCAACGATACGGCGCACGGTGCAAGTAAATGAAGCGATTCGCTTGCCGAGTGAACTTGAACCAGGACCAAAAGAAGCGAATCGAAAGATGCGATATTTTATAAAAAATAAACTGCGTCATTACAAAGAGCATCGTAATGATCCAACGAAGTCTGGGCAGTCACTGTTGTCGCCGTATCTACATTTTGGGCAACTGGCAGCAGCCCGAGTCGCTCTAGAAGTTATGAAGCAGCCACGGTCAGAAGCAGCCGAAACCTTCTTGGAAGAATTGATAGTTCGTCGTGAACTGGCGGAGAACTTTTGTTTTTACAATGAGAACTACGACTCGATAAAAGGCTTTCCAGCCTGGTCGCAAAAAACACTTGCAGAGCATAGTCGTGATAAGCGTCCGTACCTATACAGTGAAGCCACGTTAGACAAGGCACAGACACATGACGAACTGTGGAATGCGGCCCAGCTTGAGTTGGTGCATTGCGGCACCATGCCTGGGTACCTGCGCATGTACTGGGCAAAAAAAATACTAGAGTGGTCACCCTCAGCCACCATTGCCATGCGCGTTGCGGTTGGGTTGAATGACCGGTATCAAGTCGACGGGCGAGACCCCAATGGCTACGCAGGTATCGCCTGGTCTATTGGCGGCGTTCATGACCGGCCATGGTTTCCTCGGCCGATTTTCGGCACGGTTCGCTTTATGGCTCGTTCAGGGTGTGACCGGAGATTCTCGGTGTCTACGTATAGTGCAGCTGTTCATCAGCGATTAGGTAACGTCAACTCATAG
- a CDS encoding GIY-YIG nuclease family protein, with translation MSSEADWFVYLLRCSDGTYYTGITTHIERRIEQHNNGTGARYTRGRLPVVLCWFEQQSSHSTALKREMSIKRLQRKEKAELANAASLFKK, from the coding sequence ATGAGTAGTGAGGCAGATTGGTTCGTGTACTTACTGCGATGTTCTGATGGTACCTATTACACTGGCATCACTACTCACATAGAGCGACGCATCGAGCAACATAATAATGGTACGGGCGCACGGTATACTCGAGGGAGGTTGCCTGTCGTTCTTTGTTGGTTTGAACAACAATCTTCTCACAGCACAGCATTAAAGCGTGAAATGTCGATAAAGCGTTTGCAGCGAAAAGAAAAAGCTGAACTAGCAAATGCTGCTAGTCTTTTTAAAAAGTAA
- a CDS encoding pitrilysin family protein — protein sequence MQTIKRSRLKNGLTLYVAPMPSAQSATVLVLVRAGSKYETKRTNGLSHFLEHMFFKGTAKRPTPKDVAAVLDAVGGEYNAFTDKEHTGYYARLDARHIPLAVDWVADMLLHSNHAAEEIEREKGVIQQELAMYYDTPTSYIGDVLESLLYGDQPAGWDIGGTRQTVANVTRRDLLAYFQSRYVANETIVVVAGKVQAAKIERLIEKHFAILPKRRTTPKLAVKEKQTAPAFKLQEKQTDQTHLALAVRTYNAYDERRYAVAVLSMILGGNMSSRLFTSLREKHSLAYYVSTRSQYYSDSGYLVTTAGVPNGKLAEATHIILSEYETIKRIGIDAAELNQAKDCFKGHAVIGLESSSAMASFLGDQAILKDKAEPIESMLKHIDRVTTEQVLSVAKDIFQNKKLNLAVIGPKGEEVAVKAALRFAI from the coding sequence ATGCAAACTATCAAACGTAGCCGACTCAAAAACGGCCTGACGCTTTATGTCGCACCTATGCCAAGCGCCCAAAGTGCCACAGTACTGGTGCTCGTACGAGCCGGTTCAAAGTACGAAACAAAACGAACAAATGGTTTGTCCCACTTCCTTGAACACATGTTTTTTAAGGGCACGGCCAAGCGACCGACACCGAAAGACGTTGCCGCCGTGCTGGACGCGGTCGGTGGCGAATATAACGCCTTTACCGACAAAGAGCACACCGGCTACTACGCCCGCCTCGACGCTCGCCATATCCCGCTGGCGGTAGACTGGGTGGCAGACATGTTGCTGCACTCTAATCATGCGGCTGAAGAAATTGAAAGAGAAAAAGGTGTCATACAGCAAGAATTGGCCATGTACTACGACACGCCGACTTCATACATTGGCGACGTCCTCGAGTCCCTGCTCTACGGCGACCAGCCCGCTGGATGGGATATTGGTGGCACCCGGCAGACGGTCGCCAACGTTACTCGTCGTGATCTCCTGGCCTACTTCCAAAGCCGTTATGTGGCGAACGAAACCATTGTGGTCGTGGCCGGTAAAGTACAAGCCGCAAAGATTGAACGACTCATCGAAAAACACTTCGCTATCTTACCGAAACGTCGTACCACGCCAAAGCTAGCGGTGAAAGAAAAGCAAACAGCACCGGCCTTTAAGCTACAAGAAAAGCAAACTGACCAAACGCATCTCGCCCTGGCTGTTCGCACCTATAACGCGTATGACGAACGGCGATACGCCGTGGCTGTACTTTCTATGATACTTGGCGGCAACATGAGCTCTCGACTGTTTACCAGTTTGCGAGAAAAGCACAGCCTCGCCTACTACGTTTCAACCCGTTCCCAGTACTACTCAGACTCAGGCTACTTGGTAACAACGGCTGGTGTGCCAAACGGTAAACTGGCCGAAGCAACGCACATCATTTTGAGTGAATACGAAACAATCAAACGAATTGGCATTGATGCCGCGGAACTCAATCAAGCCAAGGATTGCTTCAAAGGGCATGCTGTCATTGGGCTCGAATCATCGAGCGCCATGGCGAGTTTCCTTGGCGACCAAGCAATTCTGAAAGATAAAGCAGAACCAATTGAGTCTATGCTAAAACACATCGACCGCGTTACAACAGAGCAAGTGCTCAGTGTGGCAAAAGATATCTTCCAGAATAAAAAATTGAACCTCGCCGTCATTGGACCAAAGGGCGAGGAAGTAGCCGTTAAAGCCGCCCTTCGCTTCGCCATCTAA
- the smpB gene encoding SsrA-binding protein SmpB gives MKSQRTAQTSASRTLVENRRARQRFAIIERWEAGITLSGQEVKSLKAGVGDMRGSYVRVRSFYSASRHQQFAAELVNLYIPPYVKAGPVEGYEPRQTRRLLLRRQELVRLVGLLQTKGLTVVPLSLYTRNRLIKVSIGLGRGKTKVDRREDIKTREVGRMVRQRMLRP, from the coding sequence ATGAAATCTCAAAGGACAGCACAAACAAGCGCGTCTCGAACATTGGTCGAGAATCGTCGCGCACGACAGCGATTCGCCATAATCGAGCGGTGGGAGGCTGGCATCACGTTGAGTGGTCAAGAAGTGAAGTCTTTGAAGGCTGGGGTGGGGGATATGCGTGGTAGTTATGTGCGCGTACGGTCTTTTTACTCAGCCAGCCGCCATCAACAGTTCGCCGCCGAATTGGTAAATCTCTATATTCCACCATATGTCAAAGCCGGTCCGGTAGAAGGGTATGAACCTCGTCAGACCAGACGGTTACTTTTGCGACGGCAAGAACTTGTGCGATTAGTTGGATTATTGCAAACAAAAGGTTTGACAGTAGTGCCACTTTCTCTGTATACTCGCAACCGACTCATCAAGGTCAGTATTGGCCTTGGACGAGGTAAAACAAAGGTCGACCGACGCGAGGATATTAAGACGCGTGAGGTCGGCCGTATGGTTCGGCAGCGAATGCTGCGCCCCTAA
- a CDS encoding RNA-binding protein: protein MAKRLFVGGLPYSTTDEDLKDAFSNSGTVASAKIITDRETGRSKGFGFVEMSTDEEADAAISAWNGQSLSGRTITVNEARPMGQR, encoded by the coding sequence ATGGCAAAGCGACTTTTCGTCGGCGGGCTTCCTTACTCCACCACGGATGAGGACCTCAAAGACGCGTTTTCTAACTCGGGCACGGTAGCATCAGCCAAGATCATCACTGACCGGGAAACCGGACGGTCGAAGGGCTTCGGCTTCGTCGAAATGTCGACGGACGAAGAGGCAGATGCAGCAATCTCCGCCTGGAACGGGCAGAGCTTGAGTGGTAGAACCATCACCGTGAACGAGGCGCGACCAATGGGTCAGCGCTAA